The Scomber scombrus chromosome 22, fScoSco1.1, whole genome shotgun sequence genome has a window encoding:
- the LOC134004262 gene encoding inhibitor of growth protein 3, translating to MLYLEDYLEMIEQLPMDLRDRFTEMREMDLQVQNATDQLEQKVIEFFVNAKKNKPEWREEQMEVIKKDYYKALEDADEKVQLANQIYDLVDRHLRKLDQELAKFKMELEADNAGITEILERRSLEMDSPSQPINNHHVHSHTTAEKRKYSAPTHHTTEHVPEKKFKSEALLSTLTSDASKENTPGCRTNSTSSSNNNVYSVNSSQPLASYNLSSLPAGPGAGAGAITMAAAQAVQATAQMKEGRRTSSLKASYEAIKNNDFQLRGEFSLSRDNSGYSSSALASTLTQTLTPTTASDSRGRKSKSSIKSSNHQSSSSSSSSSLSSCSSSSALAQELSQHASALPEAEANSQVDWTYDPNEPRYCICNQVSYGEMVGCDNTDCPIEWFHYGCVGLTEAPKGKWYCPQCTAAMKRRGSRHK from the exons ATGTTGTACTTGGAGGATTATCTAGAGA TGATCGAGCAGCTTCCCATGGACCTGCGGGACAGGTTCACGGAGATGCGGGAGATGGACCTGCAGGTGCAGA ACGCCACCGACCAGCTGGAGCAGAAAGTGATCGAGTTCTTCGTCAACGCCAAGAAGAACAAACCTGAGTGGAGAGAAGAGCAGATGGAAGTTATTAAAAAG GATTATTACAAAGCTTTGGAAGATGCAGATGAGAAAGtgcagctggccaatcagattTATGATCTG GTGGACCGTCACCTGAGGAAACTGGACCAGGAACTGGCCAAGTTTAAGATGGAGCTGGAGGCCGACAACGCCGGCATCACGGAGATCCTGGAGAGAC ggTCGTTAGAGATGGACAGCCCGTCTCAGCCAATCAACAACCACCACGTCCACTCCCACACCACAGCTGAGA agagGAAGTACAGCGCTCCGACTCATCACACCACTGAACACGTTCCAGAGAAAAAGTTCAAGTCTGAAGCTCTGCTGTCCACACTCACCTCAGACGCCTCCAAGGAGAACACACCAG GTTGCCGCACTAACAGCACGTCGTCCTCCAACAACAACGTTTACAGTGTGAACTCGTCTCAGCCGCTGGCCTCCTACAACCTGAGCTCTCTGCCGGCGGGGCCCGGGGCCGGAGCCGGGGCCATCACCATGGCAGCCGCTCAGGCCGTTCAGGCCACCGCTCAG ATGAAGGAGGGCCGCAGGACGTCCAGTCTGAAGGCGAGCTACGAGGCCATCAAGAACAACGACTTCCAGCTCAGAGGAGAGTTCTCTCTGTCCCGGGATAACAGCGGGTATTCCTCCTCCGCCCTGGCCTCCACCCTCACCCAGACCCTCACCCCCACCACCGCCTCCGACTCCCGGGGACGCAAATCCAA aagCAGCATCAAGTCTTCCAACCACCAATCATCTTCCTCGTCTTCGTCCTCCTCGCTGTCGTCCTGCTCCTCATCCTCAGCGCTGGCTCAGGAGCTTTCCCAGCATGCGTCAGCGCTGCCCGAGGCCGAGGCCAACAGCCAGGTGGACTGGACCTACGACCCCAACGAGCCCCGATACTGCATCTGTAACCAg GTTTCTTACGGCGAGATGGTCGGCTGTGACAACACAGAC TGTCCGATCGAGTGGTTCCACTACGGCTGCGTGGGTCTGACGGAGGCTCCGAAGGGGAAGTGGTACTGTCCTCAGTGTACGGCGGCCATGAAGAGGAGAGGCAGCCGCCACAAATAA